The genomic segment GTTGGACTACGCAGTAGGTGATTTTCTGCTCCTTCGGGACAAGGCCTTTGAAGCATTCCGCCAGTTTATGAAAGGGCAGATCCCGGTTGGTGAGGCGGCGAAAGCTTTCAAGGCCCTTGGCCTGGACGATTCGCTCTGGCTATTTGAAAGCTGGGCCGCGGATCTGGCGCGTGCCAGTGTGGGAGGCACAGTATCGGACCCGGAAGCGGCGGATATGCTCGGATATCTCGCCAGCAACAATCCACCCTGGAGGGCCCATCAGCTCCTGGACATGGTCAAGGAAAGTCGTAGTGCGGCAGTATACAATGCCAGCCCGGAACTGGAGGCCAGCCAGCTTCTGATTGCCTGGCGGGATCTGATGCCAAGGAAGCGTAAAGCAAGCTGAGCTTTCTTCAATTTCAGCTGCTATGATTGTGAATTGTCAGGAGATTCCTGAAGTATTATGGCAATGTATAACGACACAAGAACTTCCAGCGTAAAAGGTATGTGATATGGGCCCAGGATTTGGCGCGCGCAGCGGCATTCTCACCCTGACCATCAAGGACAAAGCGGTTCTGTACGCCGCTTATATGCCCTACATTCGGCAAGGTGGTCTGTTCATTCCTACCCAGAAGCAATATCAGCTCGGAGACGAGGTGTTCTTGCTGCTCAACCTGATGGACGAGCCGGAAAAGATACCTGTGGCGGGTAAAGTGGTGTGGATTACACCCAAAGGCGCGCAAGGTAACCGTGCGGCAGGTATCGGTGTCCAGTTTAACGGTGACGATGAATCCGCAAGGACCAAGATCGAGTCTTACCTGGCAGGCTCGCTGAGCTCTGATCGCCCAACGCACACCATGTAGGACCCGCTTTGCATGACTGACACTGTGTTACCCGGCAGTGGGCACGACATTCCGGCCGGCTGCCGGGAGGCACACTGGCCGCTCGATAACCTGACCCTTGCCGGCCTGACCTGGCATACTGACCCCTCGCACGAAGTTCGCTCCC from the Marinobacter sp. LQ44 genome contains:
- a CDS encoding PilZ domain-containing protein, whose product is MGPGFGARSGILTLTIKDKAVLYAAYMPYIRQGGLFIPTQKQYQLGDEVFLLLNLMDEPEKIPVAGKVVWITPKGAQGNRAAGIGVQFNGDDESARTKIESYLAGSLSSDRPTHTM